From Cellulomonas fimi ATCC 484, a single genomic window includes:
- a CDS encoding helicase-associated domain-containing protein: protein MATFTGYLRSCGDDDLVALLRLRPDLASPSPSTLSSLAVRATSRASLERALAAVDAGVLQVLEAVVALEDPGPVTTDDLRAAVGGPDPAAQAHVAASLADAHARALVHPAAPQDVDGPWHSAPGLAELLGPYPAGLAPAEHRRADGHAPAPALPDDPAAVRALLDDAPAGARQVVDALLWGPPVGLAPTNATATAAAVQWLLRRGLLAHGDSRHVVLPRRVALVLRGGRTHRAPALPPPAPDAPHRNPGLVAAESVAAGEHLVRHVSRLAHLWERQPAPVLRSGGLGVRELRRVAAALDVEEQEAAFVVELAGAAGLVADDGEESPAFAPTLDLDDWAALDVPQRWAVLARTWLATPRTPWLVGGRDERGTVRAALDPELHRAWAPRLRRAVLGVLAALPEGTAPSTHQVLDALRWRTPRSVPPETAVAAVLSEAGRLGVVGAGALSPAGRALLVAAEGEGAGGSGGTGPGGSDRVDGARDDGDAPAAAFAAALPPAVDEVLLQGDLTGIVPGRPSPALEALLDATAQVESRGGALTVRFTPDSVRGALDAGATAEQLLADLGAHARGVLPQPLVYLVRDAARRHGRLRAGTASSYVRADDPALLAGLADDPRLADLGLVLLAPTVLAAQATTRELVDALRAHGLAPVTEGRDGEVLHLAPVVRRVGRRGAAAARRRAGAVAATTATHGVRDPLPDDRLAALVPELRRAEAEQVTAPATRASTGPARDRDARDARRPGTAGHAGDAQATPGRAVREAAPSAPPGPADASRATTPARSAGSARPAPDGAAAPRRPMDPTTAAGEGTQDPVAALVLLREAAVERSTVWVELVGPQGVPERRLLRPVHVEGGRLRAVDPAREAELTVAVHRIASVARADDDPPGTPGGPTDADEAEETT, encoded by the coding sequence ATGGCCACGTTCACCGGGTACCTGCGCTCGTGCGGGGACGACGACCTCGTCGCCCTCCTGCGGCTGCGCCCGGACCTGGCGTCGCCGTCCCCGTCGACGCTGTCCTCGCTCGCGGTCCGCGCGACCAGCCGCGCGAGCCTGGAGCGGGCCCTGGCGGCGGTCGACGCGGGCGTCCTGCAGGTCCTCGAGGCCGTCGTCGCGCTCGAGGACCCGGGGCCGGTGACGACGGACGACCTGCGTGCCGCCGTCGGCGGGCCCGACCCGGCGGCGCAGGCGCACGTCGCCGCGTCGCTCGCCGACGCGCACGCCCGGGCGCTGGTGCACCCCGCCGCGCCGCAGGACGTCGACGGCCCGTGGCACTCGGCACCGGGGCTCGCGGAGCTGCTCGGCCCCTACCCGGCGGGCCTCGCCCCGGCCGAGCACCGCCGCGCCGACGGCCACGCGCCCGCCCCGGCCCTGCCGGACGACCCCGCCGCGGTGCGGGCCCTGCTCGACGACGCCCCGGCCGGCGCGCGCCAGGTCGTCGACGCGCTCCTGTGGGGGCCGCCCGTGGGCCTCGCCCCGACCAACGCGACCGCGACGGCCGCCGCCGTCCAGTGGCTCCTGCGCCGGGGCCTGCTCGCGCACGGCGACAGCCGGCACGTCGTCCTGCCACGACGGGTCGCGCTCGTCCTGCGCGGCGGCCGCACGCACCGCGCCCCCGCGCTGCCGCCGCCCGCCCCCGACGCCCCGCACCGCAACCCCGGCCTCGTCGCCGCGGAGTCGGTCGCCGCCGGGGAGCACCTCGTCCGTCACGTGAGCCGCCTCGCGCACCTGTGGGAGCGCCAGCCGGCGCCGGTCCTGCGGTCCGGCGGGCTCGGCGTGCGCGAGCTGCGGCGCGTCGCGGCGGCGCTCGACGTCGAGGAGCAGGAGGCCGCGTTCGTCGTCGAGCTCGCGGGGGCGGCCGGGCTGGTCGCCGACGACGGGGAGGAGTCGCCCGCGTTCGCGCCGACCCTCGACCTGGACGACTGGGCGGCGCTCGACGTCCCGCAGCGCTGGGCCGTGCTCGCGCGCACCTGGCTGGCGACGCCCCGGACGCCGTGGCTCGTGGGCGGCCGCGACGAGCGCGGGACGGTGCGGGCCGCGCTCGACCCCGAGCTGCACCGCGCGTGGGCGCCGCGTCTGCGCCGTGCCGTCCTCGGCGTCCTCGCGGCGCTGCCGGAGGGCACGGCACCGTCGACGCACCAGGTCCTCGACGCGCTGCGCTGGCGGACGCCGCGCTCGGTCCCGCCGGAGACCGCGGTCGCGGCGGTGCTCTCCGAGGCGGGACGACTGGGCGTCGTCGGTGCCGGGGCGCTGTCCCCCGCGGGCCGCGCGCTGCTCGTCGCCGCGGAGGGCGAGGGCGCAGGCGGTTCGGGCGGGACGGGCCCCGGCGGCTCGGACCGGGTCGACGGCGCGCGCGACGACGGTGACGCGCCCGCCGCCGCGTTCGCCGCAGCCCTGCCCCCCGCGGTCGACGAGGTCCTGCTGCAGGGCGACCTCACGGGCATCGTCCCGGGCCGTCCCAGCCCCGCGCTGGAGGCGCTGCTCGACGCGACCGCCCAGGTCGAGTCACGCGGCGGCGCGCTCACGGTCCGCTTCACGCCGGACTCGGTGCGCGGCGCGCTCGACGCGGGGGCGACCGCGGAGCAGCTGCTCGCCGACCTGGGCGCGCACGCGCGGGGCGTCCTGCCGCAGCCCCTGGTGTACCTCGTGCGGGACGCCGCCCGGCGGCACGGCCGGCTGCGCGCGGGGACCGCGTCGAGCTACGTCCGCGCCGACGACCCGGCGCTGCTCGCGGGCCTCGCCGACGACCCGCGGCTGGCCGACCTGGGTCTCGTCCTGCTCGCACCGACCGTGCTCGCCGCGCAGGCGACGACGCGCGAGCTGGTCGACGCCCTGCGCGCGCACGGCCTGGCCCCCGTCACGGAGGGGCGCGACGGCGAGGTGCTGCACCTCGCGCCGGTGGTGCGGCGCGTCGGGCGGCGGGGTGCGGCGGCGGCACGCCGTCGTGCGGGCGCGGTCGCGGCGACGACGGCCACGCACGGCGTGCGCGACCCGCTGCCCGACGACCGCCTCGCCGCGCTCGTGCCGGAGCTGCGCCGCGCCGAGGCGGAGCAGGTGACGGCTCCCGCCACCCGGGCGAGCACCGGCCCGGCACGCGACCGTGACGCCCGTGACGCCCGGCGACCGGGCACGGCCGGCCACGCGGGCGACGCGCAGGCGACGCCCGGCCGGGCGGTGCGCGAGGCGGCGCCGTCCGCTCCCCCAGGACCCGCCGACGCGTCGCGCGCGACCACGCCCGCCCGGTCGGCGGGGTCGGCCCGGCCCGCGCCCGACGGAGCCGCGGCCCCGCGCCGGCCGATGGACCCGACCACGGCCGCGGGCGAGGGAACACAGGACCCGGTCGCGGCGTTGGTGCTCCTGCGCGAGGCGGCCGTCGAGCGCTCGACCGTCTGGGTCGAGCTCGTCGGGCCGCAGGGTGTCCCGGAGCGGCGGCTGCTGCGCCCGGTGCACGTCGAGGGTGGGCGGCTGCGGGCCGTCGACCCCGCGCGCGAGGCCGAGCTCACGGTCGCGGTGCACCGCATCGCGTCGGTGGCCCGCGCCGACGACGACCCGCCCGGCACGCCGGGCGGCCCCACGGACGCCGACGAGGCGGAGGAGACCACGTGA
- a CDS encoding M20 metallopeptidase family protein, which yields MPEQDPPVPTAPSPALAALLADARAQHDEVVALRHALHRVPEIGLDLPATQRLVLDALDGLGLEVRTGTALSSVVAVLRGARPGPAVLLRGDMDALPVAEESGEPFASQRPGVMHACGHDLHTAGLVGAARLLAARRDELAGSVVLMFQPGEEGDHGARLMIDEGVLDAAGERVVAAYGLHVLSSLLPSGVLMSRPGPLLAAADTVRVTVHGRGGHGSMPHLAADPVPVAAEIVLALQAMVTRRFDVFDPVVVTVGHLTAGTTDNVIGTSALLEATVRTFSGATHAVVPERVRQVCEGVASAHGLTVTVEYQRGYPVTVNTAAEVDRAARVVTDLLGAPAWVDAAQPLPGAEDFSYVLQEVPGAYLALGATPAGADPATAAYNHSAHARFADDALVAGPAVLAALALDRLAEG from the coding sequence GTGCCCGAGCAGGACCCGCCCGTCCCGACCGCGCCGTCGCCCGCGCTCGCCGCGCTGCTGGCCGACGCCCGCGCGCAGCACGACGAGGTCGTCGCCCTGCGGCACGCGCTGCACCGCGTCCCGGAGATCGGGCTGGACCTGCCCGCGACGCAGCGGCTCGTGCTCGACGCGCTCGACGGCCTGGGCCTCGAGGTGCGCACCGGGACCGCGCTGTCGTCGGTCGTCGCGGTGCTCCGCGGCGCGCGCCCCGGGCCCGCGGTGCTGCTGCGCGGCGACATGGACGCGCTGCCGGTCGCCGAGGAGTCGGGCGAGCCGTTCGCGTCGCAGCGACCCGGGGTCATGCACGCGTGCGGGCACGACCTGCACACCGCGGGGCTCGTCGGGGCGGCACGCCTGCTCGCCGCCCGACGCGACGAGCTTGCGGGATCCGTCGTCCTGATGTTCCAGCCCGGCGAGGAGGGCGACCACGGCGCCCGGCTCATGATCGACGAGGGCGTGCTCGACGCCGCCGGGGAACGGGTCGTCGCGGCGTACGGGCTGCACGTGCTGTCGTCGCTGCTGCCGAGCGGGGTCCTCATGTCGCGCCCGGGCCCGCTGCTCGCGGCGGCCGACACGGTGCGCGTCACGGTGCACGGCCGCGGCGGGCACGGGTCGATGCCGCACCTCGCCGCCGACCCGGTGCCCGTGGCCGCCGAGATCGTGCTCGCCCTGCAGGCGATGGTGACGCGGCGCTTCGACGTGTTCGACCCCGTCGTCGTGACGGTCGGGCACCTCACCGCGGGGACCACGGACAACGTCATCGGCACGAGCGCGCTGCTCGAGGCGACGGTGCGCACGTTCTCGGGGGCGACGCACGCCGTCGTGCCCGAGCGCGTCCGGCAGGTCTGCGAGGGCGTCGCGTCGGCGCACGGCCTCACCGTGACCGTCGAGTACCAGCGCGGCTACCCGGTGACGGTCAACACCGCCGCCGAGGTGGACCGCGCGGCCCGCGTCGTCACCGACCTGCTGGGCGCACCGGCGTGGGTCGACGCCGCGCAGCCGCTGCCGGGCGCGGAGGACTTCTCCTACGTGCTGCAGGAGGTGCCCGGCGCGTACCTGGCGCTCGGCGCGACACCGGCCGGGGCCGACCCGGCGACCGCCGCGTACAACCACTCCGCGCACGCACGGTTCGCCGACGACGCGCTCGTGGCCGGGCCCGCCGTGCTCGCGGCGCTCGCGCTCGACCGCCTCGCCGAGGGCTGA
- a CDS encoding cold-shock protein → MPTGKVKWFDTERGFGFIADDDGGEVFLHASALPAGVTPKPGTKVDFGVADGRRGPQALSVKILDPLPSVAKAARKPADDMAVIIEDLIKVLDRVGNDLRRGRYPEKARATQYATLLRRVADDIEA, encoded by the coding sequence GTGCCCACCGGCAAGGTCAAGTGGTTCGACACCGAGCGCGGCTTCGGTTTCATCGCCGACGACGACGGCGGCGAGGTCTTCCTGCACGCCTCCGCGCTCCCCGCAGGCGTCACGCCCAAGCCCGGCACCAAGGTCGACTTCGGCGTCGCCGACGGTCGCCGCGGCCCGCAGGCGCTGTCCGTGAAGATCCTCGACCCGCTGCCGTCCGTCGCGAAGGCGGCCCGCAAGCCCGCCGACGACATGGCCGTCATCATCGAGGACCTCATCAAGGTGCTGGACCGTGTCGGCAACGACCTGCGCCGCGGCCGGTACCCCGAGAAGGCCCGCGCCACGCAGTACGCCACGCTGCTGCGTCGCGTCGCGGACGACATCGAGGCCTGA
- a CDS encoding DUF3027 domain-containing protein: protein MAAATKDAVLGNAVDLAREVAIGIAADPADVGEYLGHVVEGERLVSHRFACAARGYRGWEWTVTVARVPRGRTPTVCEAELLPGDDAILAATWVPWSERLRPGDIGPGDVLPFRADDPRLEPGWTPTGDEELDSVAIDELALARARVLSPQGRDEAAERWYRGSRGPTAAGAVASQAACWSCGFLVPLQGALGTVFGVCANEWSPDDGTVVSLDHGCGAHSETDAETPPSDWPAPDPLIDEGRLELVARPAAAPVVDEGVVDGAVAVAAVADESAAAVVDESSAAAAVEDESAAADAGAAVEDESAADAAEPGTDPAS from the coding sequence GTGGCTGCTGCGACCAAGGACGCCGTGCTCGGCAACGCCGTCGACCTCGCTCGCGAGGTGGCGATCGGCATCGCCGCGGACCCCGCGGACGTCGGCGAGTACCTGGGGCACGTCGTCGAGGGGGAGCGGCTCGTGTCGCACCGCTTCGCGTGCGCGGCCCGGGGCTACCGCGGCTGGGAGTGGACCGTCACCGTGGCCCGCGTGCCGCGGGGCCGGACGCCCACGGTGTGCGAGGCGGAGCTGCTGCCCGGTGACGACGCGATCCTCGCCGCGACGTGGGTGCCGTGGTCGGAGCGCCTGCGCCCCGGTGACATCGGCCCCGGCGACGTGCTCCCGTTCCGCGCCGACGACCCCCGGCTCGAGCCCGGCTGGACGCCCACCGGCGACGAGGAGCTCGACTCCGTCGCCATCGACGAGCTCGCGCTCGCTCGCGCACGTGTGCTGTCCCCGCAGGGGCGCGACGAGGCCGCCGAGCGCTGGTACCGCGGCTCGCGCGGACCGACGGCCGCCGGCGCCGTCGCGTCGCAGGCCGCGTGCTGGTCGTGCGGGTTCCTGGTGCCGCTGCAGGGCGCGCTCGGGACCGTGTTCGGGGTGTGCGCGAACGAGTGGTCGCCCGACGACGGCACGGTCGTGAGCCTGGACCACGGGTGCGGGGCGCACTCCGAGACGGACGCCGAGACGCCGCCCAGCGACTGGCCGGCACCGGACCCGCTGATCGACGAGGGCCGCCTGGAGCTCGTGGCGCGTCCCGCCGCGGCGCCCGTGGTGGACGAGGGCGTGGTGGACGGGGCTGTCGCCGTCGCTGCCGTCGCGGACGAGAGCGCCGCCGCCGTCGTCGACGAGAGCTCCGCCGCCGCTGCCGTCGAGGACGAGAGTGCCGCCGCCGACGCCGGCGCCGCCGTCGAGGACGAGAGCGCCGCGGACGCGGCCGAGCCCGGGACCGACCCGGCGTCGTGA
- a CDS encoding sacsin N-terminal ATP-binding-like domain-containing protein, whose protein sequence is MTADALGTAALRAAVLGAWRASPARLREDANTEEDHARGYYRDRVVVELAQNAADAAARAGVPGRLLLRLVRAQDGTLALVAANTGAPLDEAGLASLASMRASSKRPDGGTAPDRGVVGRFGVGFAAVRAVSDEVSVLSTTGGVRFSARDTAELLAQAAADVPALAEEVRRRDGSLPALRLPLPADGRPPAGYDTAVVLELRDEVAADEVRALLRAVGDPLLMALPALVEVVVEDLTSADPPRRVADVGRRWTVVSAEGELPLALLADRPVEERAARDWRVTWALPHAGTPAAARVVHAPTPTDEPSTLPALLVATLPLDPTRRRVAPGPLTDAVLDHAAAVYAALARRVVADGGDPLALVPTGLPDGELDGVLRARVVDRLARTPLLRRAGAPDEVRPGGAGRRDAAGPPAVPVGPHGGDAADDGALVTPRDAVALSGEAGRGEAVAALGRRVAGLVALPTGREAQARTLGVDVRGLADVVEELPAVADGDWPRLYAALEDLADDSRAREALGALPVPLADGRVVRGARGTLVLDGDLADRLGPAALDVLARWGLRIVDPAAEHPLLERLGAFAADAEGVLAQPAVRAAVLAQADDDDLDAADEVTATVLAVVAATLPGGPPPDCRPWLGLLTLTAADGEPTPADGLVLPGGAAARLLDERVLAPVAVAEVERWGADVLVAAGVRADLVVVHVGHVVADAASLGEDPADPSVLAAQSLDAWEDYLDHLAQRLGPGAYVGEAVAVADLDAVAEGAWPEVLARVGAEPALRRALVERVRGEAGATASSYTAWWLRTHGDLGLGSPFAAGGPDVDPVVARLLPAPPDALAGLDVGVQRALGGVASLAELDETAWTALLDAWGPVGAAVEPDVAAAVWRSAAPDLPPGRVPALVGPGRVAVVHAQDAAVASRPMWWQRTDVAALVPGTHATARVLDLPLVEELAGGEVGGGGEVSPVPDAVRALLPGAPATWVEHEDLTVDGAPVEWWVEGDGTGAVVHAVHVAGLAAGLAQAAGRWGARYAVEAVLVDPARAAEALVDAAFDGV, encoded by the coding sequence GTGACCGCCGACGCCCTCGGCACGGCAGCGCTGCGCGCCGCGGTGCTGGGGGCGTGGCGCGCGTCCCCGGCCCGGCTGCGGGAGGACGCGAACACCGAGGAGGACCACGCGCGCGGCTACTACCGCGACCGCGTGGTGGTCGAGCTCGCGCAGAACGCCGCGGACGCGGCCGCCCGCGCGGGCGTCCCCGGGCGGCTGCTGCTGCGGCTGGTCCGGGCGCAGGACGGGACGCTCGCGCTGGTCGCGGCCAACACGGGCGCGCCGCTGGACGAGGCGGGGCTGGCGTCGCTCGCGTCGATGCGGGCGTCGTCGAAGCGCCCCGACGGGGGCACGGCGCCCGACCGGGGGGTCGTCGGCCGGTTCGGGGTCGGGTTCGCCGCGGTGCGGGCGGTGTCCGACGAGGTGTCGGTGCTGTCGACCACGGGTGGCGTGCGGTTCAGCGCGCGCGACACCGCCGAGCTCCTCGCGCAGGCGGCGGCGGACGTGCCCGCGCTCGCGGAGGAGGTGCGGCGCCGGGACGGCTCGCTGCCCGCGCTGCGGCTGCCGCTGCCCGCAGACGGCCGCCCGCCCGCCGGCTACGACACCGCGGTGGTGCTGGAGCTGCGCGACGAGGTCGCGGCGGACGAGGTGCGCGCGCTGCTGCGGGCGGTCGGCGACCCGTTGCTCATGGCGCTCCCGGCCCTGGTCGAAGTCGTGGTCGAGGACCTGACGTCGGCCGACCCGCCGCGGCGGGTCGCGGACGTGGGGCGGCGGTGGACGGTCGTGTCCGCCGAGGGGGAGCTGCCGCTGGCGCTGCTCGCGGACCGGCCGGTCGAGGAGCGGGCGGCGCGGGACTGGCGCGTGACGTGGGCCCTGCCGCACGCGGGCACACCTGCGGCCGCCCGGGTCGTGCACGCGCCGACGCCCACGGACGAGCCGTCGACGCTGCCTGCGCTGCTGGTGGCGACGCTGCCGCTCGACCCGACGCGGCGCCGCGTGGCGCCGGGGCCGCTGACGGACGCGGTGCTCGACCACGCGGCCGCGGTGTACGCGGCGCTGGCCCGGCGCGTCGTGGCCGACGGCGGCGACCCGCTGGCGCTCGTGCCGACGGGCCTGCCCGACGGGGAGCTGGACGGGGTGCTCCGGGCCCGCGTGGTCGACCGCCTGGCCCGCACGCCCCTGCTGCGGCGTGCGGGTGCGCCCGACGAGGTGCGGCCGGGCGGCGCGGGGCGTCGCGACGCAGCGGGACCCCCGGCGGTCCCGGTGGGCCCCCACGGCGGGGACGCGGCGGACGACGGCGCGCTCGTCACCCCGCGGGACGCGGTCGCGCTGTCGGGGGAGGCGGGCCGCGGGGAGGCGGTCGCGGCGCTGGGCCGCCGCGTGGCGGGCCTCGTCGCGCTGCCGACCGGACGGGAGGCGCAGGCCCGGACGCTCGGCGTGGACGTGCGCGGGCTCGCGGACGTCGTGGAGGAGCTGCCGGCGGTCGCGGACGGCGACTGGCCGCGGCTGTACGCGGCGCTGGAGGACCTCGCCGACGACTCGCGGGCGCGGGAGGCGCTGGGGGCGCTGCCGGTCCCGCTGGCGGACGGCCGGGTGGTGCGGGGCGCGCGGGGGACGCTCGTGCTGGACGGCGACCTCGCGGACCGGCTCGGGCCGGCGGCGCTCGACGTGCTGGCGCGGTGGGGGCTGCGGATCGTCGACCCGGCGGCCGAGCACCCGCTGCTCGAGCGTCTCGGGGCGTTCGCGGCGGACGCGGAGGGTGTGCTGGCGCAGCCGGCGGTGCGGGCGGCGGTGCTGGCGCAGGCGGACGACGACGACCTGGACGCGGCCGACGAGGTGACGGCGACGGTGCTCGCGGTCGTCGCCGCGACGCTCCCGGGCGGGCCGCCGCCGGACTGCCGCCCGTGGCTGGGGCTCCTGACGCTCACGGCGGCGGACGGGGAGCCGACCCCCGCGGACGGGCTCGTGCTGCCGGGCGGTGCCGCGGCGCGGCTGCTGGACGAGCGCGTGCTCGCCCCGGTCGCGGTCGCGGAGGTCGAGCGGTGGGGTGCGGACGTCCTGGTGGCGGCGGGTGTGCGGGCGGACCTCGTGGTGGTGCACGTGGGGCACGTCGTCGCCGACGCCGCGTCCCTGGGTGAGGATCCCGCGGACCCGTCGGTGCTCGCGGCGCAGTCGCTCGACGCGTGGGAGGACTACCTCGACCACCTCGCGCAGCGGCTCGGGCCCGGCGCGTACGTGGGGGAGGCGGTCGCGGTCGCGGACCTCGACGCGGTCGCCGAGGGGGCGTGGCCGGAGGTGCTGGCGCGCGTGGGTGCGGAGCCGGCGCTGCGGCGGGCTCTCGTCGAGCGTGTGCGCGGCGAGGCGGGGGCGACGGCGTCGTCGTACACCGCGTGGTGGCTGCGGACGCACGGGGACCTCGGGCTGGGGTCGCCCTTCGCCGCCGGCGGGCCGGACGTCGACCCGGTCGTCGCGCGGCTGCTGCCCGCACCTCCGGACGCGCTCGCGGGGCTGGACGTCGGGGTCCAGCGGGCGCTCGGGGGCGTGGCGTCGCTCGCGGAGCTCGACGAGACGGCGTGGACCGCGCTGCTCGACGCGTGGGGTCCGGTCGGTGCGGCGGTCGAACCGGACGTCGCGGCGGCGGTGTGGCGGTCGGCCGCGCCCGACCTGCCGCCGGGCCGGGTCCCGGCGCTCGTGGGGCCGGGGCGCGTCGCGGTCGTCCACGCGCAGGACGCGGCGGTCGCGTCGCGGCCGATGTGGTGGCAGCGCACGGACGTCGCGGCCCTCGTGCCGGGGACGCACGCGACGGCCCGGGTGCTGGACCTGCCGCTCGTCGAGGAGCTCGCGGGCGGTGAGGTCGGGGGCGGTGGCGAGGTGTCGCCCGTACCCGACGCGGTGCGCGCGCTCCTGCCGGGCGCCCCGGCCACGTGGGTCGAGCACGAGGACCTGACGGTCGACGGCGCACCCGTCGAGTGGTGGGTCGAGGGCGACGGCACGGGGGCGGTCGTGCACGCCGTGCACGTCGCGGGGCTCGCGGCGGGCCTGGCGCAGGCCGCGGGCCGGTGGGGCGCGCGCTACGCGGTCGAGGCGGTGCTCGTGGACCCGGCGCGCGCGGCGGAGGCGCTCGTCGACGCGGCGTTCGACGGCGTCTGA